The following are from one region of the Melaminivora suipulveris genome:
- a CDS encoding Ldh family oxidoreductase produces the protein MTVSSAAPESSVRIPFGQLRDTLALIFERHGTSRAVAAILADNCASAERDGASSHGVFRIPGYLSTLASGWADGRAQPQVQDVAPGCIAVDARNGFAQPALAAARDLLVAKARANGIALLAIRDSHHFAALWPDVEPLAEQEGLVALALVNSMACVVPHGGTQALFGTNPIAFAAPCADGAPLVFDLATSSMAHGDVQIAAREGRLLPESCGVDARGQPTREPRAVLDGGSLLPFGGHKGSALSMMVELLAAALTGGSFSFGFDWSGHPGAQTPRTGELIIAIDPEKTAGQAFAQRCGELVQAMADAGQPRRPGQQRHHQRADSLTRGVPLAQSTWNELQRLAGGPA, from the coding sequence ATGACCGTCTCCTCCGCCGCGCCCGAGTCGAGCGTGCGTATCCCGTTCGGCCAGTTGCGCGACACGCTGGCGCTGATCTTCGAGCGCCACGGCACCAGCCGCGCGGTGGCGGCCATCCTGGCCGACAACTGCGCCAGCGCCGAGCGCGACGGCGCTTCAAGCCACGGCGTGTTCCGCATCCCCGGCTACCTGAGCACGCTCGCCAGCGGCTGGGCGGACGGACGCGCCCAGCCACAGGTGCAGGACGTGGCTCCGGGCTGCATCGCCGTCGATGCCCGCAACGGCTTTGCCCAGCCGGCCCTGGCGGCGGCGCGCGATCTGCTGGTGGCCAAGGCGCGGGCCAACGGCATCGCGCTGCTGGCGATTCGCGACTCGCACCACTTCGCCGCACTGTGGCCCGATGTCGAGCCGCTGGCCGAGCAGGAAGGCCTGGTGGCGCTGGCCCTGGTCAACAGCATGGCCTGCGTGGTGCCGCACGGCGGCACGCAGGCGCTGTTCGGCACCAACCCCATCGCCTTTGCCGCACCCTGCGCAGACGGGGCCCCGCTGGTCTTCGACCTGGCTACCAGCAGCATGGCGCACGGCGACGTGCAGATCGCCGCGCGCGAGGGCCGGTTGTTGCCCGAGAGCTGCGGCGTGGACGCGCGCGGCCAGCCGACGCGCGAACCCCGCGCCGTGCTGGACGGTGGCTCTTTGCTGCCGTTCGGCGGACACAAGGGTTCGGCGCTGTCGATGATGGTCGAGCTGCTGGCCGCCGCGCTCACCGGCGGCAGCTTCTCTTTCGGCTTCGACTGGAGCGGCCACCCCGGCGCCCAGACACCGCGCACCGGCGAGCTGATCATTGCCATCGACCCGGAGAAAACCGCCGGCCAGGCGTTCGCCCAGCGCTGCGGCGAACTGGTGCAAGCCATGGCCGACGCCGGCCAGCCGCGCCGCCCCGGCCAGCAACGCCACCACCAGCGCGCCGATTCGCTGACGCGCGGCGTGCCGCTGGCGCAATCGACCTGGAATGAATTGCAGCGACTGGCGGGCGGCCCGGCCTGA
- a CDS encoding gamma-glutamyltransferase family protein, whose amino-acid sequence MPPRPTRLAAAFAAALAAALLSACASGPTSIGYQVPAQPEGSSGWTDKPGWATTRFAVAAANPLATDAGYQVLKAGGSALDAAIAVQMVLTLVEPQSSGVGGGAFLLHAKGSQVEAWDGRETAPAAATENLFLTAEGKPMAFHDAVVGGRSVGVPGTVRMLEQAHKEHGKLPWGALFEPAITLAERGFKVSARLNTLLQNEKFLAQDPAARAYFYDAGGKPWPVGHTLKNPELAAVLRAIAKDGSKALLEGEVAQAIVAKVRGHATNPGQLTLVDLANYQPRKRQALCSDYGIASQQYRICGFPPPSSGAIAVAQILGILKNTDAPTFALQDGSGAPAGAPAGRLPSAEWLYLYNEASRLAFADRAQYLADPDFVQPPAGSWMSLLEPQYLASRAHLIGKDSMKVAQPGRPGSAKTSFAPMPDQPEYGTSHISVIDDLGNAVAMTTTIEDQFGSRQMVKGFLLNNELTDFSFAPKGADGQPIANRVEPGKRPRSSMAPTLVFNKANGELLMSGGSPGGALIIHYVAKTLYGIFNWGLTPQQAIDLPNFGSLNGPTLLEEKRFPAATVEALRARGAEVRELNMTSGLQAITRGEVHGKHMLLGGADPRREGVVMGD is encoded by the coding sequence ATGCCCCCACGCCCCACCCGCCTCGCCGCCGCGTTCGCTGCCGCCCTGGCGGCCGCGCTGCTCAGCGCCTGCGCCAGCGGCCCGACCAGCATCGGCTACCAGGTCCCGGCCCAGCCCGAGGGCTCTTCCGGCTGGACCGACAAGCCGGGCTGGGCCACCACGCGCTTTGCCGTCGCTGCCGCCAACCCGCTGGCCACCGACGCTGGCTATCAGGTGCTGAAGGCCGGCGGCTCGGCGCTGGATGCGGCGATCGCCGTGCAGATGGTGCTCACGCTGGTCGAGCCGCAGTCGAGCGGCGTGGGCGGCGGCGCCTTTTTGCTGCACGCCAAGGGCAGCCAGGTCGAGGCCTGGGACGGGCGCGAGACGGCACCGGCCGCCGCCACCGAGAACCTGTTCCTGACCGCCGAGGGCAAGCCCATGGCCTTCCACGATGCCGTGGTCGGCGGGCGCTCGGTGGGCGTGCCGGGCACCGTGCGCATGCTGGAGCAGGCGCACAAGGAGCATGGCAAGCTGCCTTGGGGCGCCCTGTTCGAGCCGGCCATCACCCTGGCCGAGCGCGGCTTCAAGGTCAGCGCGCGGCTCAACACGCTTTTGCAAAACGAGAAATTCCTGGCGCAGGACCCCGCCGCGCGCGCTTACTTCTACGACGCCGGCGGCAAGCCCTGGCCGGTCGGTCACACCTTGAAGAACCCCGAGCTGGCGGCCGTGCTTCGCGCCATCGCCAAGGACGGCTCCAAGGCGCTGCTGGAGGGCGAGGTGGCCCAGGCCATCGTGGCCAAGGTGCGCGGCCACGCCACCAATCCGGGGCAGCTGACGCTGGTCGATCTGGCGAACTACCAGCCCAGGAAGCGCCAGGCGCTGTGCAGCGACTACGGCATAGCCTCGCAGCAATACCGCATCTGCGGCTTTCCGCCGCCCAGCTCGGGTGCCATCGCCGTGGCGCAGATCCTGGGAATCCTGAAGAACACCGACGCGCCCACCTTCGCCCTGCAGGATGGCTCGGGCGCGCCGGCCGGCGCACCCGCCGGCCGCCTGCCCTCCGCCGAGTGGCTGTACCTGTACAACGAAGCCTCGCGCCTGGCCTTTGCCGACCGCGCGCAGTACCTGGCCGACCCGGATTTCGTGCAACCGCCCGCCGGCAGCTGGATGAGCCTGCTGGAGCCGCAATACCTGGCCAGCCGCGCGCACCTGATCGGCAAGGACAGCATGAAGGTCGCCCAGCCCGGCCGCCCTGGCAGCGCCAAAACCAGCTTCGCCCCCATGCCCGACCAGCCCGAGTACGGCACCAGTCACATCAGCGTCATCGACGATCTGGGCAACGCCGTGGCCATGACCACGACCATCGAGGACCAGTTCGGCTCGCGCCAGATGGTCAAGGGCTTTTTGCTGAACAACGAGCTGACCGACTTCAGCTTCGCGCCCAAGGGCGCGGACGGCCAGCCGATCGCCAACCGGGTGGAGCCCGGCAAGCGCCCGCGCTCGTCCATGGCGCCAACCCTCGTGTTCAACAAGGCCAACGGGGAGCTGCTCATGAGCGGCGGCAGCCCCGGCGGCGCGCTGATCATCCATTACGTCGCCAAGACTCTGTACGGCATCTTCAACTGGGGCCTGACGCCGCAGCAGGCCATCGACCTGCCCAACTTCGGCAGCCTGAACGGCCCGACGCTGCTGGAAGAAAAGCGCTTCCCCGCCGCCACCGTCGAGGCGCTGCGCGCGCGCGGCGCCGAGGTGCGCGAGCTGAACATGACCAGCGGCCTGCAGGCCATCACGCGCGGCGAGGTGCACGGCAAGCACATGCTGCTGGGCGGTGCCGATCCGCGCCGCGAAGGCGTGGTGATGGGCGACTGA
- a CDS encoding inositol monophosphatase family protein, producing MSSSNLHPMLNVAIKAARAAGAIINRAALDVEAVRISQKQINDFVTEVDQASEQVIIDTLLTAYPQHGILAEESGREHGNQRSDFVWIIDPLDGTTNFIHGFPVYCVSIALAVKGRVEHAVVYDPTRNDLFTATRGRGAFLNDRRIRVSKRTRLAECLLSTGFPFRPGDNFKTYQLMMADVMPRTAGLRRPGAAALDLAYVAAGFTDGFFEAGLSIWDVAAGSLLVTEAGGLVGNFTGEADFLEQAECLAASPRIYGQLVGLLGKYSKFAGAGDKAAVRQAMASDAAEQAQEDEPQASVQDQPAGDAADAQGSDAQQPGADKAGPAGAPF from the coding sequence ATGTCGTCGTCCAATCTGCATCCCATGCTCAACGTGGCCATCAAGGCCGCTCGCGCCGCCGGCGCCATCATCAACCGCGCGGCGCTGGACGTCGAGGCGGTGCGCATCTCGCAAAAGCAGATCAACGACTTCGTGACCGAGGTGGACCAGGCCAGCGAGCAGGTCATCATCGACACGCTGCTGACGGCCTACCCGCAGCACGGCATCCTGGCCGAGGAGTCGGGCCGCGAGCATGGCAACCAGCGCTCGGATTTCGTCTGGATCATCGACCCGCTGGATGGCACGACCAACTTCATCCACGGCTTTCCCGTCTATTGCGTGAGCATCGCGCTGGCAGTGAAAGGCCGCGTCGAGCACGCCGTGGTCTACGACCCCACGCGCAACGACCTGTTCACCGCCACGCGCGGGCGCGGCGCCTTCCTGAACGACCGGCGCATCCGCGTGTCCAAGCGCACGCGGCTGGCCGAATGCCTGCTGTCCACCGGCTTTCCGTTCCGCCCCGGCGACAACTTCAAGACCTACCAGCTGATGATGGCCGACGTCATGCCGCGCACCGCCGGCCTGCGCCGCCCCGGCGCCGCCGCGCTGGATCTGGCCTACGTGGCGGCCGGCTTCACCGACGGCTTCTTCGAGGCCGGCCTGTCGATCTGGGACGTCGCCGCCGGCAGCCTGCTGGTGACTGAAGCCGGCGGTCTGGTGGGCAACTTCACCGGCGAAGCGGATTTTCTGGAGCAGGCTGAGTGCCTGGCCGCCAGCCCGCGCATCTACGGCCAACTGGTGGGCCTGCTGGGCAAATACAGCAAGTTTGCCGGCGCCGGCGACAAGGCTGCCGTGCGCCAGGCGATGGCGAGCGATGCGGCTGAACAGGCACAGGAAGACGAGCCGCAAGCATCCGTTCAGGACCAGCCCGCTGGCGACGCCGCCGACGCCCAGGGCAGCGATGCGCAGCAGCCCGGCGCAGACAAGGCCGGCCCGGCAGGCGCGCCCTTCTGA
- a CDS encoding YsnF/AvaK domain-containing protein, producing the protein MQQTIVGVFDTMQQAERAHQALLDAGFKEADIRVDAHAGAGTSERFATREADTGFMAGVSQFFHDLFGSDDAGDYAEAVRRGSAVVSVTADEVRLAAARQALAGSGAVDIKGRAEQWRKEGYKGYQPTANAYSAEEVARERERVIPVVQEELAVGKRDVDLGSVRVVSRVVEKPVTEEVELTTQRATIERRDVDRAASAADMAAMQRGATVEVRESTEQAVVQKNARVVEEVVVGTQQTSQTQQIKDTVRSNVVEVDKQGGNLKVDPVISGKWRSHYDQNLATHGRYEDFEPAYHYGSTMRGDPKFAQRDWATAQPDLQRDYATRHPQGDWRRAEPAVRYGWEQRGL; encoded by the coding sequence ATGCAACAGACCATCGTTGGCGTATTCGACACCATGCAGCAGGCCGAGCGCGCCCACCAGGCGCTGCTGGACGCAGGCTTCAAGGAAGCCGACATCCGCGTGGACGCCCACGCCGGCGCCGGCACGTCCGAGCGCTTTGCCACCCGCGAGGCGGACACCGGCTTCATGGCCGGCGTCAGCCAGTTTTTCCATGATCTGTTCGGCAGCGACGACGCTGGCGACTATGCCGAGGCCGTGCGCCGCGGCTCGGCGGTGGTATCGGTCACCGCCGACGAAGTCCGGCTGGCGGCTGCGCGCCAGGCGCTGGCAGGCTCCGGCGCCGTCGACATCAAGGGCCGCGCCGAACAGTGGCGCAAGGAAGGCTACAAGGGCTACCAGCCCACGGCCAACGCCTACAGCGCCGAGGAAGTGGCGCGTGAGCGCGAGCGCGTGATCCCCGTGGTGCAGGAAGAGCTTGCCGTGGGCAAACGCGACGTGGACCTGGGCAGCGTGCGCGTGGTCTCACGCGTGGTGGAGAAGCCGGTGACCGAAGAGGTCGAGCTGACCACGCAGCGCGCCACCATCGAGCGCCGCGACGTGGACCGCGCCGCCTCCGCCGCCGACATGGCAGCCATGCAGCGCGGCGCCACCGTCGAGGTGCGCGAATCGACCGAGCAGGCCGTGGTGCAAAAGAACGCGCGCGTGGTCGAGGAAGTCGTCGTTGGCACGCAGCAGACGTCCCAGACGCAGCAGATCAAGGACACCGTGCGCTCCAACGTGGTCGAGGTGGACAAGCAGGGCGGCAACCTGAAGGTCGACCCGGTCATCTCGGGCAAGTGGCGCAGCCACTACGACCAGAACCTGGCCACGCACGGGCGTTATGAGGACTTCGAGCCGGCCTACCACTATGGCTCGACCATGCGCGGCGACCCCAAGTTCGCCCAGCGCGACTGGGCCACGGCGCAGCCCGACCTGCAGCGCGACTACGCCACGCGCCACCCGCAGGGCGACTGGCGCCGCGCCGAACCGGCCGTGCGCTACGGCTGGGAGCAGCGCGGCCTGTGA
- a CDS encoding YsnF/AvaK domain-containing protein, translating to MPEDDRHPPLPASPAPAPQAPAHTTLRSGEARVVPVVEEQIEIATVRQSQGAVRVRKQAHSHVATVELPGWTERAQIERVPIDQPAESVQAPRREGDVWVVPVYEERWVTLKQLYLREELRIATVRESALRTEQVTLLREQVSIERQDPVTGQWHAAHEAEPAPPGAHHREDVP from the coding sequence ATGCCCGAAGACGACCGCCACCCACCTCTTCCCGCTTCGCCTGCTCCTGCCCCCCAGGCCCCAGCGCACACGACGCTGCGCTCGGGCGAGGCACGGGTCGTGCCCGTGGTCGAGGAACAGATCGAGATCGCCACCGTGCGCCAGTCCCAGGGCGCGGTGCGTGTGCGCAAGCAGGCGCACAGCCATGTCGCCACGGTCGAGCTGCCGGGCTGGACCGAGCGAGCCCAGATCGAGCGCGTGCCCATCGACCAGCCGGCTGAATCCGTGCAGGCGCCGCGACGCGAAGGCGACGTGTGGGTGGTGCCGGTCTACGAGGAGCGCTGGGTCACCCTCAAACAGCTGTACCTGCGCGAGGAGCTGCGCATCGCCACCGTGCGCGAGTCCGCGCTGCGTACCGAGCAGGTCACGCTGCTGCGCGAGCAGGTCAGCATTGAACGCCAGGACCCCGTCACCGGCCAGTGGCACGCCGCCCACGAAGCCGAGCCGGCTCCGCCCGGCGCACACCACCGCGAGGACGTGCCCTGA
- a CDS encoding RNA methyltransferase, with amino-acid sequence MKTRFVLIHTSHAGNVGAAARAMKTMGFDDLVLVAPRWANVLRREETIQRASGALDVLERCRIVPSLDEALDGMTHLCATAMTPRDFGPPTRAPREHFELLSKGELQALDSRRLEGDLAQKAPPPAGIAFLFGSERFGMANEDVYRCHVALSIPTNPQFGSLNLASAVQLVAYEWRQALGGFAVPPGAPQGEPADAAQLAGMLAHWQQALVEVGFLDPAAPKKLMPRLNQLFNRAQPTAEEIHILRGIAKAMARAVQGKPVD; translated from the coding sequence GTGAAAACCCGCTTCGTCCTGATCCACACCAGCCACGCCGGCAACGTCGGTGCCGCCGCGCGCGCCATGAAGACCATGGGTTTCGACGACCTGGTGCTGGTCGCCCCGCGCTGGGCCAACGTGCTGCGGCGCGAGGAAACCATCCAGCGCGCCAGCGGCGCCCTGGATGTGCTGGAGCGCTGCCGCATCGTCCCCTCGCTGGACGAGGCGCTGGACGGCATGACCCACCTGTGCGCCACGGCCATGACGCCGCGCGACTTCGGCCCGCCCACGCGCGCGCCGCGCGAGCATTTCGAATTGCTATCTAAAGGAGAGCTGCAGGCGCTTGATTCACGCCGACTGGAGGGCGATTTGGCTCAAAAAGCGCCGCCGCCGGCGGGCATTGCCTTCCTGTTCGGCAGCGAGCGCTTCGGCATGGCCAACGAGGACGTTTACCGCTGCCACGTGGCGCTCAGCATCCCGACCAACCCGCAGTTCGGCTCGCTCAACCTGGCGTCCGCCGTGCAGCTCGTCGCCTACGAATGGCGCCAGGCGCTGGGCGGCTTTGCCGTGCCGCCCGGCGCGCCGCAGGGCGAGCCGGCCGACGCGGCGCAGCTGGCCGGCATGCTGGCGCACTGGCAGCAGGCGCTGGTGGAGGTCGGCTTTCTGGACCCGGCCGCGCCCAAGAAGCTCATGCCGCGGCTGAACCAGCTGTTCAACCGCGCCCAGCCCACGGCCGAGGAAATCCACATCCTGCGCGGCATCGCCAAAGCCATGGCCCGTGCGGTCCAGGGCAAACCAGTAGACTGA
- the cysE gene encoding serine O-acetyltransferase, producing the protein MLSRLRSDIQCILDRDPAARSRWEVVTCYPGLHAIWLHRPAHWCWGHGLRWLGRFISHISRWLTGIEIHPGARIGDYVFIDHGMGVVIGETAVVGDGCTIYHGVTLGGTSLYKGAKRHPTLGRDVVVAAGAKVLGGFEVGDGAKIGSNAVVIKPVPAGATAVGIPARIIPSREGQSADVTDAQRSDEAAASKFSAYGVAPQQEDPLTQALRGLVDSAGAQEHQIALLWRAIEKLAAGQPVGDCVPGDAATREQFEAARLNDIIGK; encoded by the coding sequence ATGCTCTCCCGCCTGCGCTCCGACATCCAGTGCATCCTCGACCGCGACCCCGCCGCGCGCAGCCGCTGGGAAGTGGTCACCTGCTACCCCGGCCTGCACGCCATCTGGCTGCATCGGCCGGCGCACTGGTGCTGGGGGCACGGGCTGCGCTGGCTGGGGCGCTTCATCTCGCACATCTCGCGCTGGCTGACGGGCATCGAGATCCACCCCGGCGCGCGCATCGGCGACTACGTCTTCATCGACCACGGCATGGGCGTGGTGATCGGCGAGACGGCGGTGGTGGGCGACGGCTGCACCATCTACCACGGCGTGACGCTGGGCGGCACCTCGCTGTACAAGGGCGCCAAGCGCCATCCCACGCTGGGGCGCGACGTGGTGGTGGCCGCGGGCGCCAAGGTGCTGGGCGGCTTCGAAGTCGGCGACGGCGCAAAGATCGGCAGCAACGCCGTGGTCATCAAGCCGGTGCCGGCCGGCGCCACGGCAGTCGGCATCCCGGCGCGCATCATCCCCAGCCGCGAGGGCCAGAGCGCCGACGTGACCGATGCGCAGCGCAGCGACGAAGCTGCCGCGAGCAAGTTCAGCGCCTACGGCGTCGCGCCGCAGCAGGAAGACCCGCTGACGCAGGCACTGCGCGGCCTGGTCGACTCGGCCGGTGCGCAAGAGCACCAGATCGCCCTGCTGTGGCGCGCCATCGAAAAGCTCGCCGCCGGCCAGCCCGTGGGCGACTGCGTGCCCGGCGACGCCGCCACGCGCGAGCAGTTCGAGGCGGCCAGGCTGAACGACATCATTGGCAAATAG
- a CDS encoding nitroreductase: protein MDVSQALHARRSVRAFLAKAPPAELVQSILEQAGRAASGGNVQPWRVLALTGEPLQAFLQEVDAARPDEGPGQHHYPSNLWEPYRTRRFSNGEDMYRALDIPREDKAARLEHFARNGRFFGAPVGVLVCVDERMGPPQWVDLGIYLQSLMLLAVQHGLATCAQGFWRRYASTVQRSLGVPEPYSVAFGVALGYEDKAAPVNAMRSTRAPWSEWGELRGA, encoded by the coding sequence ATGGACGTCTCCCAGGCCCTGCATGCGCGCCGCTCGGTACGCGCCTTTCTTGCCAAGGCGCCGCCGGCGGAACTGGTGCAATCCATCCTGGAGCAGGCCGGCCGCGCCGCCTCGGGCGGCAACGTGCAGCCCTGGCGCGTGCTGGCGCTGACGGGCGAGCCGCTGCAGGCTTTTTTACAAGAGGTGGACGCGGCTCGACCTGACGAGGGGCCGGGCCAGCACCACTACCCGTCCAACCTGTGGGAGCCCTACCGCACGCGGCGCTTCTCCAACGGCGAGGACATGTACCGCGCGCTGGACATTCCGCGCGAGGACAAGGCCGCGCGGCTGGAGCATTTCGCGCGCAATGGGCGTTTCTTCGGCGCGCCGGTGGGCGTGCTGGTCTGCGTGGACGAGCGCATGGGCCCGCCGCAGTGGGTCGACCTGGGTATCTACCTGCAATCGCTGATGCTGCTGGCCGTGCAGCACGGCCTGGCCACCTGCGCCCAGGGTTTCTGGCGCCGCTACGCCAGCACCGTGCAGCGCAGCCTCGGCGTGCCCGAGCCCTACAGCGTGGCCTTCGGCGTGGCGCTGGGCTATGAAGACAAGGCGGCGCCGGTCAACGCCATGCGCTCCACGCGCGCGCCCTGGTCCGAGTGGGGCGAGCTGCGCGGCGCCTGA
- a CDS encoding zinc ribbon domain-containing protein: MPIYRCSQCGFVSEDAQTPVHSQTACGRCGKPSTVYGTVFFVEELVKRLAATTRELQALRQQTAPAPPEPAAAPAVASEPAVPQANVQGLATEAQHAPLKAWFAARQIDARLEPSHVDTSGFFDDAALLLGGNHALFAELIDRVRYAYRKSHGWINLELANLAQKDAQAIHQLCRQLYEHTFFARCHYQKPEKILRLTLQSVPAVRQFFDGGWLEWYALMTALAQLKGHAGGASCARGVEVVFPNEDLHELDVVALPAGQAPICIECKGGEFRRDIEKYLRLKKRLGLERGRFILCSAELTDEQAAGLSAMYELSFVNLQTLAPHLQRLIAQG; encoded by the coding sequence ATGCCTATCTACCGTTGCAGCCAGTGCGGCTTCGTCAGTGAAGACGCCCAGACTCCCGTACACAGCCAGACCGCCTGCGGCCGCTGCGGCAAGCCCAGCACCGTTTATGGCACGGTTTTTTTCGTCGAGGAGCTGGTCAAGCGCCTGGCGGCGACCACGCGCGAATTGCAGGCGCTGCGCCAGCAGACCGCACCGGCCCCGCCCGAGCCTGCTGCCGCGCCCGCAGTGGCGTCCGAGCCCGCCGTACCTCAGGCCAATGTTCAGGGACTGGCCACCGAGGCGCAGCACGCGCCGCTCAAGGCCTGGTTTGCTGCGCGCCAGATCGACGCCCGGCTGGAGCCCTCGCATGTGGACACCAGCGGCTTCTTCGACGACGCCGCGCTGCTGCTGGGCGGCAACCACGCACTGTTCGCCGAGCTCATCGACCGCGTGCGCTACGCCTACCGCAAGAGCCATGGCTGGATCAACCTGGAGCTGGCCAACCTGGCGCAAAAAGACGCGCAGGCCATCCACCAGCTGTGTCGCCAGTTGTACGAGCACACCTTTTTTGCCCGCTGCCACTACCAAAAGCCCGAGAAGATCCTGCGCCTGACGCTGCAGAGCGTGCCCGCCGTGCGCCAGTTCTTCGATGGCGGCTGGCTGGAGTGGTATGCGCTGATGACCGCGCTGGCGCAGCTCAAGGGCCACGCCGGCGGCGCCTCGTGCGCGCGCGGGGTGGAGGTGGTGTTCCCCAACGAGGATCTGCACGAGCTGGACGTGGTCGCCCTGCCCGCCGGCCAGGCGCCGATCTGCATCGAGTGCAAGGGCGGCGAGTTCCGCCGCGACATCGAGAAATACCTGCGCCTGAAAAAGCGCCTGGGTCTGGAGCGCGGCCGCTTCATCCTGTGCTCGGCCGAGCTGACCGACGAGCAGGCCGCCGGCCTGAGCGCCATGTACGAGCTGAGCTTCGTGAACCTGCAAACGCTGGCGCCGCACCTGCAGCGCCTCATCGCGCAGGGCTGA
- the mog gene encoding molybdopterin adenylyltransferase, which translates to MTHSDPSTLPAPEPVRIGIVSVSDRASSGAYEDKGLPALKDWLTRALHNPIDFEARLIPDEQECIAAALIELIDTQHCSLVLTTGGTGPAPRDVTPEATLAVADREMPGFGEQMRQISLRFVPTAILSRQTAVIRGKSLVINLPGQPKSIAETLEGLKNAEGAQLVPGIFAAVPYCIDLIGGPYLETRASVCQAFRPKAAVRHVRPD; encoded by the coding sequence ATGACGCATTCCGACCCCTCCACCCTGCCCGCGCCCGAGCCGGTGCGCATCGGCATCGTCTCTGTCAGCGACCGCGCCAGCAGCGGCGCCTACGAGGACAAGGGCCTGCCCGCGCTCAAGGACTGGCTCACGCGCGCGCTGCACAACCCCATCGATTTCGAGGCGCGCCTGATCCCCGACGAGCAGGAGTGCATCGCCGCCGCGCTGATCGAACTGATCGACACGCAGCACTGCAGCCTGGTGCTGACCACCGGCGGCACCGGCCCCGCCCCGCGCGACGTGACGCCCGAGGCCACGCTGGCCGTGGCCGACCGCGAAATGCCCGGCTTTGGCGAGCAGATGCGCCAGATCTCGCTGCGCTTCGTGCCCACGGCCATCCTGTCGCGCCAGACGGCCGTCATCCGCGGCAAGAGCCTGGTCATCAACCTGCCGGGCCAGCCCAAGTCCATCGCCGAGACGCTGGAGGGTTTGAAAAATGCCGAGGGCGCGCAACTCGTGCCCGGCATCTTCGCCGCCGTGCCCTACTGCATCGACCTGATCGGCGGCCCGTATCTGGAAACGCGCGCCAGCGTGTGCCAGGCTTTCCGCCCCAAGGCGGCCGTGCGCCACGTGCGGCCGGACTAA
- the yjgA gene encoding ribosome biogenesis factor YjgA: MPRKPKKGYFVQGQFVAEGSELDLQLKAELKGTTGATKTDLKRESDALQALGAELITLRADLFARLALPGVLQEALAEAARITNFEGKRRQMQYVGKLMRQLDDEQVAAVHAALTEQRTGSAHEKLLLHQAEHWRDQLIADDDALTRWLEQFPRADIQQFRALIRQARKNAATQDSAAESQGLAPRKGRAYRDLFQLVRLHMSDAGEYAVEEQRSRDA; the protein is encoded by the coding sequence ATGCCACGCAAACCCAAAAAAGGCTATTTCGTGCAAGGCCAGTTCGTCGCCGAGGGCAGCGAGCTGGACCTCCAGCTCAAGGCCGAGCTCAAGGGCACGACCGGCGCCACCAAGACCGACCTGAAGCGCGAGAGCGACGCGCTGCAGGCCCTGGGCGCCGAACTCATCACCCTGCGCGCCGACCTGTTCGCGCGCCTGGCGCTGCCGGGCGTGCTGCAGGAGGCCCTGGCCGAGGCCGCGCGCATCACCAACTTCGAAGGCAAGCGCCGGCAGATGCAGTATGTGGGCAAGCTGATGCGCCAGCTGGATGACGAGCAGGTCGCTGCCGTCCATGCGGCGCTTACAGAGCAGCGCACCGGCAGCGCGCACGAGAAACTGCTGCTGCACCAGGCCGAGCACTGGCGCGACCAGCTCATCGCCGATGACGATGCGCTCACCCGCTGGCTGGAGCAGTTCCCGCGCGCCGACATCCAGCAATTCCGCGCGCTGATCCGCCAGGCGCGCAAGAATGCGGCGACACAGGACAGCGCTGCCGAATCGCAAGGGCTGGCGCCGCGCAAGGGCCGCGCCTACCGCGACCTGTTCCAGCTGGTGCGCCTGCACATGAGCGATGCGGGCGAGTACGCCGTGGAGGAGCAGCGCTCGCGCGACGCCTGA